The genome window CGCGGGCTATTTGGGTGCTGAAAGATTCGTCCCACATTTCGATGGGGGTATCGGTCTGGTTGCGGAGTTCATCGGCGAAGCGCGCCGCGCGGCGTCCGGCGGGATTGGGCTCCCCGTCCTCATCGAACGACTGACCGACGACGATCAGGCTCGCTTCATTCTGCGCGGCGATTTCGGCGACCTGCGCGGCATCCACGATGCGCGAGACATGCCGCACGACTCTCAACGGGCTGGCGATGGTGGCGGTCGGGTCACTGAGGGCGAGTCCGATGCGTTTTTCGCCGTGGTCCACTGCCAGGATCCTCATGACAAAAGGCAGGGTTGCCCCTACCCGACCTCCACGGAAATGTTAAATGGAATCAGGGGCAGCCACTTCCACCATGCGGGGAGCAGTGTAATTTGCGGAGGTTCGCGCAATTGAAACGCCCTCATCAATTCAGCCTGCGCGC of Anaerolineales bacterium contains these proteins:
- the ruvX gene encoding Holliday junction resolvase RuvX, whose translation is MRILAVDHGEKRIGLALSDPTATIASPLRVVRHVSRIVDAAQVAEIAAQNEASLIVVGQSFDEDGEPNPAGRRAARFADELRNQTDTPIEMWDESFSTQIARAARIELGISRRKRAGHQDAYAAVVILQSYLEAHRT